The window CTGCGGCGTGGCCGTCGGGTGTAATCGCGTCACAGTCTTCACGATGCTTAGTTTTCAGTTCTGTAAATAATACCGTTGCGGTTTGTTGCGCTCGTAAATACGGACTCACAAAGACGCAGTCCACCTCACGATGAAGATCTGTCAGCCATCGTGTGGTAGTGAGTACCTCACGCTCGCCCTCTGGTGTCAGGCGACGTTCTCTGTCTGAATAGCTTCCTTTCGGGTAGTGAGCCTCTCCATGACGCATTATGTACAGCTTCATTCGGGTTTCGACTCCTGCGCTTTGCGCTTAGCATCCGGTCTGCCACCGGTTACTTTGTCAGCTCGT is drawn from Idiomarina piscisalsi and contains these coding sequences:
- the sixA gene encoding phosphohistidine phosphatase SixA codes for the protein MKLYIMRHGEAHYPKGSYSDRERRLTPEGEREVLTTTRWLTDLHREVDCVFVSPYLRAQQTATVLFTELKTKHREDCDAITPDGHAAAVVSWLAAEIETHGYESVVLVSHMPLVSYLVHELDASVQPPIFPTAGIAVIEFSPETLTGKFQQLMIAEKCAG